One Micromonospora sp. WMMD1120 genomic region harbors:
- a CDS encoding type I polyketide synthase, whose protein sequence is MSADVTDPQQEKLVRYLKKVAADLAETRARLRELEDQAGEPIAIVGMSCRYPGGVSSPDDLWRIVAEERSGISPFPTDRGWDLENLYHPDPDHTGTTYTRNGGFLDRAGEFDAEFFGISPREAQAIDPQQRLLLELGWEAFEDAGLDLTALRGSRTGVFCGVIYSDYGYVAGQSDRRPEIEGYLGIGSAGSVASGRVSYTFGFEGPAVSVDTACSSSLVAIHLATRALRAQECSLALAGGVTVLARPNIFVEFSRQRGLSADGLCKSYAEAADGTGWSEGAGLLVLERLSDARRNGHQVLGLIRGSAVNQDGASNGLTAPNGPSQERVIRQALTDGGLGPSDVDLVEGHGTGTRLGDPIEARALLATYGRERERGPLRLGSIKSNIGHSQAAAGVAGLIKMVQAMRHDLMPRTLHVDTPSSHVGWNGDAVRVLTEAEPWPPGDQPRRAGVSSFGVSGTNAHVIVEEPPAVEPARADGRAPAVVPILVSGRGDAALREQAARLRAHLVARPDLSLLNTGYALATGRAHLTRRAAILAGSRAELLDALADLAAGHSAGSVVEGAAGGDRVVLVFPGQGAQWERMAVGLLDSAPVFAAEIEACGAALSRYVDWNLEDVLRGRPGAPSLDRVDVVQPALFAVLVSLARLWQSYGVRPVAVVGHSQGEIAAAYVSGGLTLDDAVRVVALRSRAIRDRLAGHGGMVSVALGAQQAEARLGTYAGRVSVAAVNSPTTTVLAGAADALDELVADCERDGVRVRRIPVDYASHSAAVEAIEADLLRDLAQLAPRAGEIPFYSTTTGGFTDTAHLDAGYWYRNLRGQVGFGPAIRALVDNGATCFVEVSPHPVLAVAVQETAAAAGAEDRVSVVGSLRRDEGGPERFARSLAEAHVAGASLDWAAYYAGTPARRAPLPTYAFQRERYWLLPGAAAGDLAAAGLTRITHPVLTGVVRLGDRDEWLFTGRVAADAQPWTSDHAVFGVVTVPGAALVELALSAGERVGCPVVDELVLEAPLVLADAATRRIQLTVGPAGEDGRRDVAVYSVTGGDDGVTCHARGRMATGAEPADPFPAAWPPPGAQPVPIADLYRRLADLGYDYGPLFQGVTAAWRDADHLWTEVTVEDDQGGYAIHPALFDALLHGGLLGRDEGAPVDLPFTFAGVGLGGGGGSPVRVRMSPTAGSALRVDAVDSHGEPVVSVAALTSRPVDRSRLEAALHAAAGGDPLYEVRWSPTRPTSVTVPTDAEVLRVPPGVDVRAAVGEVLAAVQRAIAEDRPLTVVTTGVRDGDGLACAVWGLVRSAQAEHPDRFVLVDADGDDEVVRAVDSGLPQSAVAGGELLTPRLVPTDAGGDRWSTAGSVLITGASGALGGLLARHLVSAYGVGKLVLLSRSGEAEVGDLDAEVIRVACDVGDRDALASVLAEHPVTAVFHAAGVLDDGVVTALTPERLDAVLRPKVDGARWLDELTRDRDLDAFVVFSSAAGLLGSPGQAAYAAANGYLDGLAQTRRAQGLPGISLAWGLWATASAMTAHLSRADLARLSRLGMAVMSPEQGLALLDKALAVDPPVAVPARLDLPALRARAALSDLPPIFAGLVRSPANRTSSVAADAGTAWLRRIAALDESRRDAALRDVVTEQVALVLGHAGAGTVDARRPFKELGFDSLTGLELRQRLQQATGLRLPGTLIFDYPAPDTVVDHLRTLVLGTPAVAGAAPAPAAADDDPIVVVGMACRLPGGVESPGDLWRMLSDGVDATSEFPADRGWDLASLYDPDPDHIGTSYARRGGFLSGAGDFDAGFFGISPREATAMHPQQRLVLEASWHAVESAGIDPARLRGERVGVFVGAMALDYGPPMHEPMADLEGFRITGSAGSVASGRVAYVLGLEGPALTVDTACSSSLVALHLAAQAIRNGECTLALAGGATVMGTPTTFVEFSRQRAMSPDGRCKAFSADADGAGWSEGVGMLVVERLSEARRNGHPVLAVVRGSAVNQDGASNGLTAPNGPSQQRVIRQALAAAGLTAADVDVVEGHGTGTTLGDPIEAQALVATYGQDRPEGWPLWLGSLKSNIGHTQAAAGVAGVIKMILALRHGHLPRTLHADTPSPHVDWAAGAVALLDAAQPWPETGRPRRAGVSSFGISGTNAHVIIEEAPAADTPTPTSGETVLPWVLSARTPAGLRDQAARLLARVGADDAPEPHDVALTLAAGRPALAHRAVILGVDRDELRAGLAALVEGRESDTVITGADRPGGGALAFVFPGQGAQRPGMGRDLYDRSPVFAAAFDEVCAAVDARLAGDAGCPLREVVLAAEGSPAAALLAESRYAQAALFAVEVGLLEMVGAAGVRPDHLIGHSLGEITAAYAAGVFTLADACALVAARGRLMQALPTGGAMVAISASEDEVRAELASTGLPGVEIAAVNGPRSVVVSGDEPGVLALGERLRVAGHRTRRLTVSHAFHSPHVEPMLAEFAAEVAGLSLRPPSIPVISNVTGAPADPDHIRTAAYWTEHVRRPVRFADGVRALHDLGVTTFLELGPDAVLTPMVHETLDDDAVLATATLTRGRPEALAVPVALARLHAHGVPVPWERGLPGARRVELPGYPFQRQWYWLDATGSRTDLRSAGLNDAGHPVLGAAVAVGGERGGAVLTGRIVPGTRSWLADHAVGDSALLPGTALLDLALRAGVEVGCPTVAELTLAAPLALTDGEPVYVQVVVGQADEAGARSVDVYASATPGGGDAVRHATGTLSPAAGNTGVRLDEWPPPGAEALPVTGLYDDLTGRGYGYGPAFRGLNAAWRDGDDLYAEVVLPVEAETFGIHPALLDAALHALHLRADAQGADVGVPFSWTGVTLSATRATALRVRLSPVGEHTYSITAVDPAGRPVLRAESLSVRPLSVGAPAGAADGLRLRWRPVPADVRRPAPADVAAQLPDVVHVEPGGELLPTLSGLLARVQSFLADTEPAGRRLAVVTRGTLMEVPDPVTAAVWGLVRSAQSEHPGRLLLADLDESTDAALAVAVAAEEPQVAVRAGTAYAPRLTRAVATPTADAPGRRLDPNGTVLVTGASGTLAALVVRRLVAEHGVRHLLLLSRRPAVVDGLPPQVRVRSLACDVADREQLVEALAQVPAAHPLTAVVHTAGVLDDGVVEALTPQRLAAVLKPKADAARHLDELTSDADLVAFVLFSSAAGLFGTAGQANYAAANAYLDALAARRRAAGRPGVSIAWGLWAETSAMTAGMGDADRRRITRFGLRPTTVEEGLAAFDSALWAVDPVVVPLRLDRAALRALAGTPPLLADLAGGPARPAAPGPAPAESLAERLAGRSEQEQHALLLDLVRAVAGQVLGHTDPGEIALGLPFRDLGFDSLTAVEMRNRLAERTGIRLPATAIFDYPDPRSLAVHLHQRLAPPPAVPDYQQVLGELHRLRDVLAGMELSAEERAGVTATLRAMTDPRGSDGAAAPTHADLATASTAEVLDFITDGLGIALRRDDAPAT, encoded by the coding sequence ATGAGCGCCGACGTCACGGACCCGCAGCAGGAGAAGCTGGTCCGCTACCTGAAGAAGGTCGCCGCCGACCTCGCCGAGACCCGCGCGCGGCTGCGCGAACTCGAGGACCAGGCCGGCGAGCCCATCGCCATCGTGGGCATGAGCTGCCGCTACCCCGGCGGTGTCAGCTCACCCGACGACCTCTGGCGCATCGTCGCCGAGGAGCGCTCCGGCATCTCACCGTTTCCCACCGACCGTGGCTGGGACCTGGAGAACCTGTACCACCCGGACCCGGACCACACGGGCACCACGTACACCCGCAACGGTGGCTTCCTTGACCGGGCGGGGGAGTTCGACGCCGAGTTCTTCGGCATCAGCCCCCGCGAGGCCCAGGCGATCGATCCGCAACAACGCCTGCTGCTCGAACTGGGTTGGGAGGCGTTCGAGGACGCCGGGCTCGACCTCACCGCCCTGCGCGGTTCGCGCACCGGCGTGTTCTGCGGAGTGATCTACTCCGACTACGGCTACGTGGCCGGGCAGAGCGACCGTCGCCCCGAGATCGAGGGCTACCTCGGCATCGGCTCGGCCGGCAGCGTCGCCTCCGGGCGGGTCAGCTACACCTTCGGCTTCGAGGGCCCGGCGGTCAGCGTCGACACCGCCTGCTCGTCCTCCCTCGTCGCGATCCACCTCGCCACCCGGGCGCTGCGCGCGCAGGAGTGCTCGCTGGCCCTGGCCGGAGGCGTCACGGTTCTCGCCCGGCCGAACATCTTCGTGGAGTTCAGCCGCCAGCGCGGACTCTCCGCGGACGGGCTGTGCAAGTCGTACGCGGAGGCCGCCGACGGCACCGGCTGGTCCGAGGGAGCCGGCCTGCTGGTCCTCGAACGGCTCTCCGACGCCCGCCGCAACGGCCACCAGGTGCTCGGGCTCATCCGAGGCAGCGCCGTCAACCAGGACGGCGCCAGCAACGGTCTCACCGCGCCCAACGGTCCGTCGCAGGAGCGCGTCATCAGGCAGGCCCTCACCGACGGGGGCCTCGGCCCGTCCGACGTGGACCTGGTGGAGGGCCACGGCACCGGCACCCGACTCGGCGACCCGATCGAGGCACGGGCGTTGCTGGCCACGTACGGGCGCGAGCGCGAGCGCGGCCCGCTGCGGCTCGGCTCGATCAAGTCCAACATCGGCCATTCCCAGGCGGCCGCCGGGGTTGCCGGCCTCATCAAGATGGTCCAGGCGATGCGGCACGACCTGATGCCCCGCACCCTGCACGTCGACACCCCCTCGTCACACGTCGGCTGGAACGGCGACGCCGTCCGGGTGCTCACCGAGGCCGAGCCCTGGCCGCCCGGCGACCAGCCCCGACGCGCGGGGGTGTCGTCGTTCGGCGTCAGCGGCACCAACGCCCACGTCATCGTCGAGGAACCCCCGGCGGTCGAGCCGGCCCGCGCCGACGGTCGCGCGCCGGCCGTCGTACCGATCCTGGTCTCGGGTCGTGGTGACGCGGCGCTGCGCGAGCAGGCGGCCCGGCTGCGCGCGCACCTCGTCGCGCGCCCCGACCTGAGCCTGCTGAACACCGGGTACGCGTTGGCGACCGGCCGTGCCCACCTGACCCGCCGGGCAGCGATCCTCGCCGGCAGCCGCGCGGAGCTGCTGGACGCTCTCGCCGACCTCGCCGCCGGACACTCCGCCGGCTCCGTGGTCGAGGGCGCCGCCGGCGGCGACCGCGTCGTGCTGGTCTTTCCCGGTCAGGGGGCCCAGTGGGAACGGATGGCCGTCGGCCTGCTCGACTCCGCCCCGGTCTTCGCCGCCGAGATCGAGGCGTGCGGCGCTGCCCTGTCCCGATACGTCGACTGGAACCTGGAGGACGTGTTGCGGGGGCGGCCCGGCGCGCCGTCGCTGGACCGCGTCGACGTGGTACAGCCGGCGCTGTTCGCGGTGCTGGTGTCGCTGGCCCGGTTGTGGCAGTCGTACGGAGTCCGTCCGGTCGCCGTGGTCGGCCACTCCCAGGGTGAGATCGCCGCCGCGTACGTCTCCGGTGGCCTCACCCTCGACGACGCGGTCCGGGTGGTGGCGCTGCGCAGCCGCGCGATCCGGGACAGGCTGGCCGGCCACGGCGGCATGGTCTCCGTGGCCCTCGGCGCGCAGCAGGCCGAGGCGCGCCTCGGAACGTACGCCGGGCGGGTGTCCGTGGCGGCGGTGAACAGCCCCACGACGACGGTGCTGGCCGGCGCCGCGGACGCCCTGGACGAGTTGGTGGCCGACTGCGAACGCGACGGCGTCCGGGTTCGGCGGATCCCGGTCGACTACGCCTCGCACTCGGCGGCCGTGGAGGCCATCGAGGCGGACCTGCTGCGCGACCTGGCTCAGCTCGCGCCGCGCGCCGGGGAGATCCCGTTCTACTCCACGACGACCGGCGGGTTCACCGACACCGCCCACCTCGACGCCGGCTACTGGTACCGCAACCTACGTGGCCAGGTCGGCTTCGGGCCCGCCATCCGGGCTCTCGTCGACAACGGCGCCACGTGCTTCGTGGAGGTGTCCCCGCACCCGGTGCTGGCCGTGGCGGTGCAGGAGACCGCGGCGGCAGCCGGCGCGGAGGACCGGGTGTCCGTCGTCGGCTCGCTACGCCGCGACGAGGGCGGACCGGAACGCTTCGCCCGGTCGCTCGCCGAGGCGCACGTCGCCGGGGCGTCGCTCGACTGGGCCGCCTACTACGCGGGCACCCCCGCACGGCGCGCGCCGCTGCCGACGTACGCGTTCCAACGCGAACGCTACTGGCTGCTGCCCGGCGCGGCGGCCGGCGACCTGGCCGCGGCCGGGCTGACCCGGATCACCCACCCGGTGCTGACCGGCGTCGTGCGGCTCGGTGACCGGGACGAGTGGCTGTTCACCGGCCGCGTCGCGGCGGACGCCCAACCGTGGACGTCCGACCACGCGGTCTTCGGCGTCGTCACGGTGCCCGGCGCGGCGCTCGTCGAGCTGGCGCTCAGCGCCGGGGAGCGGGTCGGGTGCCCGGTGGTGGACGAACTCGTCCTGGAGGCGCCGCTCGTGCTGGCCGATGCCGCCACCAGACGGATCCAGCTCACCGTCGGCCCCGCCGGCGAGGACGGCCGCCGTGACGTCGCCGTCTACTCCGTTACGGGCGGGGACGACGGCGTGACCTGCCACGCCCGGGGTCGGATGGCCACCGGCGCGGAGCCCGCCGATCCGTTCCCGGCCGCGTGGCCACCGCCCGGCGCCCAGCCGGTGCCGATCGCCGATCTCTACCGCCGGCTGGCCGACCTGGGCTACGACTACGGCCCCCTTTTCCAGGGTGTCACCGCCGCCTGGCGGGACGCCGACCATCTGTGGACCGAGGTCACCGTCGAGGACGACCAGGGCGGGTACGCCATCCACCCGGCACTGTTCGACGCCCTGCTGCACGGCGGCCTGCTCGGCCGGGACGAGGGCGCCCCGGTCGACCTCCCGTTCACCTTCGCCGGTGTCGGTCTCGGCGGGGGCGGCGGCTCGCCGGTACGGGTCCGAATGAGCCCGACCGCCGGTTCGGCCCTGCGCGTGGACGCCGTCGACAGCCACGGCGAGCCGGTGGTGTCGGTCGCGGCGTTGACCTCCCGCCCGGTCGACCGTTCCCGCCTGGAGGCGGCGCTGCACGCCGCTGCCGGCGGCGACCCCCTGTACGAGGTGCGGTGGTCGCCGACCCGGCCCACGTCGGTCACGGTCCCCACCGACGCGGAGGTGCTGCGCGTGCCGCCCGGCGTGGACGTGCGCGCCGCAGTGGGCGAGGTGCTGGCCGCCGTGCAGCGCGCCATCGCCGAGGACCGGCCGTTGACGGTCGTCACCACCGGTGTCCGGGACGGCGACGGGCTCGCCTGCGCGGTGTGGGGCCTGGTGCGCTCCGCCCAGGCCGAGCACCCCGACCGCTTCGTGCTGGTGGACGCGGACGGCGACGACGAGGTGGTCCGGGCGGTGGACTCCGGGCTGCCGCAGAGCGCGGTGGCCGGCGGTGAGCTGCTGACGCCGCGGCTCGTGCCCACCGACGCCGGCGGGGACCGCTGGAGCACCGCCGGGAGCGTGCTGATCACCGGCGCGTCGGGCGCGCTCGGCGGTCTGCTCGCCCGGCACCTGGTCTCCGCGTACGGGGTGGGCAAGCTGGTGTTGCTCAGCCGCAGCGGCGAGGCCGAGGTGGGCGACCTGGACGCGGAGGTGATCCGGGTGGCGTGCGACGTCGGCGACCGGGACGCGCTGGCGTCGGTTCTCGCCGAGCACCCGGTGACGGCAGTCTTCCACGCCGCCGGGGTGCTGGACGACGGCGTGGTCACCGCGCTCACCCCCGAGCGGCTGGACGCTGTGCTACGTCCGAAGGTGGACGGCGCCCGCTGGCTGGACGAGCTGACCCGCGACCGCGACCTGGACGCCTTCGTGGTGTTCTCGTCCGCGGCCGGGCTGCTGGGCTCCCCGGGGCAGGCGGCGTACGCGGCGGCGAACGGATACCTCGACGGACTGGCCCAGACCCGCCGGGCACAGGGCCTGCCGGGCATCTCACTGGCCTGGGGTCTGTGGGCCACGGCCAGCGCGATGACCGCACACCTGAGCCGCGCCGACCTGGCCCGGCTGTCCCGCCTGGGCATGGCCGTCATGTCCCCGGAACAGGGCCTCGCGCTGCTGGACAAGGCGCTGGCCGTGGACCCGCCGGTGGCGGTCCCGGCCCGGCTCGACCTGCCCGCCCTGCGGGCCCGCGCCGCCCTGAGCGACCTGCCACCGATCTTCGCCGGGCTGGTGCGAAGCCCGGCGAACCGTACCTCCTCCGTCGCCGCCGACGCGGGTACGGCGTGGTTGCGGCGGATCGCCGCCCTCGACGAGTCCCGCCGCGACGCCGCGCTGCGTGACGTGGTCACCGAGCAGGTCGCGCTGGTGCTCGGCCACGCCGGCGCCGGGACGGTGGACGCCCGACGGCCGTTCAAGGAGCTGGGCTTCGACTCGCTGACGGGACTGGAGCTGCGGCAACGCCTGCAACAGGCCACCGGCCTGCGGCTGCCCGGTACGCTGATCTTCGACTATCCGGCCCCGGACACGGTGGTCGATCACCTCCGGACGCTGGTGCTGGGCACGCCGGCCGTCGCCGGCGCGGCACCCGCCCCGGCCGCCGCCGACGACGACCCGATCGTCGTGGTCGGGATGGCGTGCCGGCTGCCCGGCGGGGTCGAGTCACCGGGCGACCTGTGGCGGATGCTGAGCGACGGCGTCGACGCCACGAGCGAGTTCCCCGCCGACCGTGGCTGGGATCTCGCCTCGCTGTACGACCCGGACCCGGACCACATCGGCACCAGCTACGCCCGCCGGGGCGGCTTCCTGAGCGGGGCCGGCGACTTCGACGCCGGATTCTTCGGCATCAGCCCGCGCGAGGCCACCGCGATGCACCCGCAGCAACGCCTCGTCCTGGAGGCGTCCTGGCACGCCGTCGAGAGCGCCGGCATCGACCCGGCCCGGCTGCGCGGCGAGCGGGTCGGAGTGTTCGTCGGCGCCATGGCGCTCGACTACGGCCCGCCGATGCACGAGCCGATGGCCGACCTGGAGGGATTCCGGATCACCGGCAGCGCGGGGAGCGTCGCGTCCGGACGTGTCGCGTACGTGCTGGGGCTGGAGGGCCCCGCTCTGACCGTCGACACCGCCTGCTCGTCCTCGCTTGTCGCACTGCACCTGGCCGCACAGGCGATCCGCAACGGCGAGTGCACCCTGGCGCTCGCCGGTGGCGCCACGGTGATGGGCACCCCGACCACGTTCGTCGAGTTCTCCCGACAGCGGGCCATGTCCCCGGACGGCCGGTGCAAGGCGTTCTCCGCGGACGCCGACGGGGCCGGCTGGTCCGAGGGCGTCGGCATGCTGGTGGTCGAGCGACTGTCCGAGGCGCGTCGCAACGGGCACCCCGTGCTCGCCGTGGTCCGCGGCAGCGCGGTGAATCAGGACGGCGCGTCGAACGGGTTGACGGCGCCGAATGGTCCGTCGCAGCAGCGGGTGATTCGGCAGGCGTTGGCGGCCGCGGGGTTGACGGCCGCGGATGTGGACGTGGTGGAGGGTCACGGTACGGGGACGACGTTGGGTGATCCGATCGAGGCGCAGGCGTTGGTGGCGACGTACGGGCAGGATCGTCCCGAGGGGTGGCCGCTGTGGCTGGGGTCGTTGAAGTCGAACATCGGCCACACCCAGGCCGCCGCCGGGGTCGCCGGCGTGATCAAGATGATCCTCGCGCTGCGGCACGGGCACCTGCCCCGCACCCTGCACGCCGACACCCCGTCGCCGCACGTCGACTGGGCGGCCGGCGCTGTCGCCCTGCTCGACGCGGCGCAGCCCTGGCCGGAGACCGGCCGACCGCGCCGTGCCGGGGTGTCCTCCTTCGGCATCAGCGGCACCAACGCGCACGTCATCATCGAAGAGGCGCCCGCCGCGGACACCCCCACCCCGACATCCGGCGAGACCGTGCTGCCCTGGGTGCTGTCCGCCCGTACGCCAGCGGGTCTGCGCGACCAGGCGGCGCGGCTGCTCGCCCGGGTCGGCGCGGATGACGCGCCGGAACCGCACGACGTCGCCCTCACCCTCGCGGCGGGCCGTCCGGCCCTCGCCCACCGGGCGGTGATCCTCGGCGTCGACCGCGACGAACTCCGCGCCGGGCTCGCGGCGCTGGTCGAGGGCCGGGAGTCGGACACCGTCATCACCGGCGCCGACCGGCCCGGCGGCGGCGCGCTGGCGTTCGTCTTCCCCGGGCAGGGGGCGCAGCGGCCCGGCATGGGACGGGACCTCTACGACCGCAGCCCCGTCTTCGCCGCCGCCTTCGACGAGGTGTGCGCGGCCGTGGACGCGCGGCTGGCCGGGGACGCCGGGTGCCCGCTGCGGGAGGTCGTCCTCGCCGCCGAGGGCAGCCCCGCCGCGGCCCTGCTGGCCGAGAGCAGGTACGCCCAGGCCGCGCTGTTCGCGGTCGAGGTGGGGCTGCTGGAGATGGTCGGCGCGGCCGGGGTGCGCCCCGACCACCTGATCGGACACTCCCTCGGGGAGATCACCGCCGCGTACGCCGCCGGAGTCTTCACGCTCGCGGACGCCTGTGCCCTGGTCGCCGCGCGCGGTCGGCTGATGCAGGCACTACCGACCGGCGGCGCGATGGTGGCGATCTCCGCCAGCGAGGACGAGGTCCGCGCCGAGTTGGCGTCCACCGGCCTGCCGGGCGTCGAGATCGCCGCCGTCAACGGCCCGCGGTCGGTGGTGGTCTCCGGGGACGAGCCCGGGGTGCTCGCGCTGGGCGAGCGGTTGCGCGTGGCCGGGCACCGCACCCGGCGGCTCACCGTCTCGCACGCCTTCCACTCGCCGCACGTCGAGCCGATGCTCGCCGAGTTCGCCGCCGAGGTGGCGGGGTTGTCGTTGCGCCCGCCGTCGATCCCGGTGATCTCCAACGTGACGGGCGCCCCGGCCGACCCGGACCACATCCGCACCGCCGCGTACTGGACCGAGCACGTGCGCCGGCCCGTACGCTTCGCCGACGGTGTGCGGGCCCTGCACGACCTCGGTGTCACCACGTTCCTGGAGCTCGGCCCCGATGCCGTGCTCACCCCGATGGTGCACGAGACCCTGGACGACGACGCCGTCCTCGCCACCGCCACCCTGACCCGTGGGCGACCCGAGGCGCTGGCCGTGCCGGTCGCCCTGGCGCGACTGCACGCGCACGGCGTCCCGGTGCCGTGGGAGCGAGGTCTGCCCGGCGCCCGTCGCGTCGAACTGCCCGGCTACCCGTTCCAGCGGCAGTGGTACTGGCTCGACGCCACCGGGAGCAGGACCGACCTGCGGTCCGCCGGGCTGAACGACGCCGGGCACCCGGTGCTCGGCGCCGCCGTCGCGGTGGGCGGCGAGCGTGGCGGCGCGGTCCTCACCGGACGGATCGTGCCCGGCACCCGGTCCTGGCTCGCCGATCACGCGGTGGGCGACTCGGCGCTGCTGCCCGGAACCGCGCTGCTCGATCTGGCGCTGCGCGCCGGCGTCGAGGTGGGCTGCCCGACGGTGGCCGAGCTGACCCTGGCCGCGCCGCTCGCGCTCACCGACGGGGAACCGGTGTACGTGCAGGTCGTCGTGGGGCAGGCGGACGAGGCCGGCGCCCGCAGCGTGGACGTCTACGCGTCGGCCACGCCGGGTGGCGGAGACGCGGTCCGGCATGCCACCGGCACCCTCAGCCCGGCGGCCGGCAACACCGGGGTGCGGCTCGACGAGTGGCCCCCGCCCGGCGCGGAAGCCCTGCCGGTGACCGGCCTGTACGACGACCTCACCGGCCGCGGTTACGGCTACGGGCCGGCGTTCCGGGGGCTCAACGCGGCCTGGCGCGACGGCGACGACCTCTACGCCGAGGTCGTGCTTCCCGTCGAGGCGGAGACCTTCGGCATCCACCCCGCCCTGCTGGACGCGGCGCTGCACGCCCTGCACCTGCGGGCCGACGCGCAGGGCGCCGACGTCGGTGTGCCGTTCTCCTGGACCGGGGTGACCCTGAGCGCCACCCGGGCCACCGCGTTGCGCGTGCGACTCAGCCCGGTGGGCGAGCACACGTACTCGATCACCGCCGTGGACCCCGCCGGGCGACCCGTGCTGCGCGCCGAGTCGCTGAGCGTCCGGCCCCTGTCCGTCGGCGCCCCGGCCGGCGCGGCCGACGGTCTGCGGCTGCGCTGGCGGCCGGTCCCCGCCGACGTCCGGCGGCCGGCCCCCGCCGACGTCGCGGCCCAGCTGCCGGACGTGGTCCACGTCGAACCCGGCGGCGAGCTGCTCCCCACGCTCAGCGGGCTGCTCGCGCGGGTGCAGAGTTTCCTGGCCGACACCGAGCCCGCCGGCCGCCGGCTGGCCGTGGTCACCAGGGGCACGCTCATGGAGGTGCCCGACCCGGTCACCGCCGCGGTCTGGGGCCTGGTCCGCTCCGCCCAGAGCGAGCACCCCGGCCGGTTGCTGCTGGCCGACCTCGACGAGTCGACCGACGCGGCGCTCGCGGTAGCCGTCGCCGCCGAGGAGCCGCAGGTCGCCGTCCGCGCCGGTACGGCGTACGCGCCCCGGCTCACCCGCGCCGTCGCCACCCCCACCGCCGACGCGCCGGGTCGACGGCTCGACCCGAACGGCACCGTCCTGGTCACCGGCGCCAGCGGCACCCTGGCCGCGCTGGTGGTCCGACGCCTGGTCGCCGAGCACGGCGTCCGGCACCTGCTGTTGCTCAGCCGCCGTCCGGCCGTCGTCGACGGACTGCCGCCGCAGGTGCGGGTCCGGTCGCTGGCCTGCGACGTGGCCGACCGCGAGCAGTTGGTCGAGGCGCTGGCCCAGGTTCCCGCCGCGCACCCGCTCACCGCTGTGGTGCACACCGCCGGCGTGCTGGACGACGGCGTGGTCGAGGCACTCACCCCGCAGCGGCTGGCAGCCGTACTCAAGCCCAAGGCGGACGCCGCCCGCCATCTGGACGAACTGACCTCGGACGCCGACCTGGTCGCCTTCGTGCTGTTCTCCTCGGCGGCGGGCCTGTTCGGCACGGCCGGACAGGCGAACTACGCGGCGGCCAACGCGTATCTGGACGCGCTGGCCGCCCGGCGGCGCGCGGCCGGGCGGCCCGGGGTCTCCATCGCCTGGGGCTTGTGGGCCGAGACCAGCGCGATGACGGCCGGGATGGGCGACGCCGACCGCCGCCGGATCACCCGGTTCGGCCTGCGGCCGACCACCGTCGAGGAGGGACTGGCGGCGTTCGACAGCGCGCTCTGGGCCGTCGACCCGGTGGTCGTTCCGCTGCGGCTCGACCGGGCCGCGCTCCGGGCGCTGGCCGGCACCCCTCCGCTGCTCGCCGACCTGGCCGGCGGGCCGGCACGACCGGCGGCCCCCGGTCCGGCCCCGGCCGAGTCGCTGGCCGAGCGGCTGGCCGGCCGGTCCGAGCAGGAGCAGCACGCGCTCCTGCTCGACCTCGTCCGTGCCGTCGCCGGGCAGGTGCTCGGGCACACCGACCCCGGTGAGATCGCTCTCGGACTGCCCTTCCGCGACCTCGGGTTCGACTCGCTGACCGCCGTGGAGATGCGTAACCGGCTCGCCGAGCGTACCGGCATCCGGCTCCCGGCCACCGCGATCTTCGACTACCCGGACCCGCGGTCGCTGGCCGTCCACCTGCACCAGCGGCTCGCGCCACCTCCCGCCGTCCCGGACTACCAGCAGGTGCTGGGGGAGCTGCACCGGCTGCGCGACGTGCTCGCCGGGATGGAGCTGTCCGCCGAGGAGCGGGCCGGGGTGACCGCGACGCTGCGCGCCATGACCGACCCCCGGGGCTCGGACGGCGCCGCCGCCCCGACCCACGCCGACCTCGCCACCGCCAGCACCGCCGAGGTCCTCGACTTCATCACCGACGGCCTCGGCATCGCGCTGCGCCGCGACGACGCCCCCGCCACCTGA